The Salvia miltiorrhiza cultivar Shanhuang (shh) chromosome 1, IMPLAD_Smil_shh, whole genome shotgun sequence genome has a window encoding:
- the LOC131007209 gene encoding ABC transporter B family member 4-like, translated as MQAESHGNDADGNGSKEIKSEEHAVPFHKLFAFADSFDKLLMIVGSIGAVGNGISLPLMTILFGELVDSFGQNQTDNVVSVVSKVALKFVYLAMGCGAAAFLQVSGWMITGERQAARIRSLYLRTILRQDVAFFDKETNTGEVVGRMSGDTVLIQDAMGEKVGKFIQLLATFVGGFVIAFIKGWLLTLVMLSSIPLLVISGGLMSAVLSKMASRGQNAYAKAATVVEQTIGSIRTVASFTGEKRAVAEYEKSLIKAYHSGVQEGWATGLGFGSAMFIIFCSYALAIWFGAKMILEKGYSGGEVLNVIIAVLTGSMSLGQASPCMTAFAAGRAAAYKMFETINRKPEIDAYDSRGKKLQDIRGDIELNDVYFSYPARPDEQIFRGFSLSIPSGTTAALVGQSGSGKSTVVSLIERFYDPQAGQVLIDGVNLKEFQLKWIRSKIGLVSQEPVLFTGSIKDNIAYGKDGATTEEIRVAAELANAAKFIDKLPQGLDSTVGEHGTQLSGGQKQRIAIARAILKDPRILLLDEATSALDAESERVVQEALDRIMVNRTTVIVAHRLSTVRNAHMIAVIHQGKMVEKGTHDELLEDPDGAYSQLIRLQEANKESDNVDENERSDASMDSGRHSSRKLSSMRSISKGGSSEIGNSSRRQSLPLSFALPPTINPSEQGPDFSSTSSEKHPNVSIRRLAYLNKPEVPVLILGAIAAIVNGAVMPVFGILISSVIKTFFETPHKLRKDSKFWSLIFAGLGAVSLVAYPARTYLFGVAGNKLIKRIRLMCFEKAVRMEVSWYDEPDHSSGMIGARLSADAASVRALVGDALAQMVQDLSSAVVGLGIAFQASWQLALIILAMIPLIGLSGFVQVKFLKGFSADAKAMYEEASQVANDAVGSIRTVASFCAEEKVMEMYRIKCQGPMKNGIRQGVISGVGFGLSYALLFLVYATSFYAGARLVQDGKITFSDVFRVFFALTMAAIAISQSSSLAPDSSKAKSASASVFAILDRESKIDPSDESGVKLESMKGEIELRHVSFKYPTRPDVQIFRDLSLTIRSGKTVALVGESGSGKSTVVSLLQRFYDPDSGHISIDGVEIQKFQLKWLRQQMGLVSQEPVLFNDTIRANIAYGKGGDATEAEIIGAAEMANAHKFISGLANGYDTVVGERGVQLSGGQKQRVAIARAIVKAPKILLLDEATSALDAESEKVVQDALDRVMVDRTTVVVAHRLSTIKGANVIAVVKNGVIVEKGKHETLINIKDGFYASLVALHTSATSAPA; from the exons ATGCAAGCGGAGAGCCATGGTAATGATGCAGATGGAAACGGCAGCAAAGAGATTAAATCGGAGGAACACGCGGTGCCCTTTCACAAGCTGTTTGCGTTTGCTGATTCTTTCGACAAACTACTAATGATTGTGGGTTCCATTGGGGCTGTTGGCAATGGCATCTCCCTACCTCTCATGACAATCCTGTTTGGGGAACTTGTCGACTCTTTCGGCCAAAACCAAACAGACAACgttgtttctgttgtttctAAG GTAGCattaaagtttgtgtatttggCAATGGGGTGCGGCGCTGCGGCATTTCTGC AGGTGAGTGGGTGGATGATCACCGGGGAAAGGCAGGCTGCAAGAATCAGGAGTTTGTATTTGAGGACAATCTTGAGACAGGATGTTGCTTTCTTCGACAAGGAAACTAACACCGGAGAAGTGGTGGGGCGAATGTCGGGCGACACTGTACTCATTCAAGATGCCATGGGGGAGAAGGTTGGGAAATTTATACAGCTGCTGGCTACATTTGTGGGTGGCTTTGTGATTGCTTTCATCAAAGGATGGCTTCTCACTCTTGTCATGctatcatccattcctctgctcGTCATATCCGGTGGCCTCATGTCTGCCGTCCTATCTAAGATGGCTTCTCGCGGCCAGAACGCGTATGCCAAGGCTGCAACTGTGGTGGAGCAGACGATTGGCTCCATTAGAACT GTGGCCTCATTTACTGGCGAGAAACGAGCTGTGGCTGAGTACGAAAAGTCCCTCATCAAGGCCTATCATTCAGGTGTACAGGAAGGATGGGCCACAGGGTTAGGTTTTGGATCTGCCATGTTCATTATATTCTGCAGCTATGCTTTGGCTATTTGGTTTGGTGCAAAGATGATATTGGAGAAAGGTTATAGCGGTGGCGAAGTGCTCAATGTGATTATCGCGGTGCTAACTGGTTCAAT GTCTCTGGGGCAGGCATCCCCTTGCATGACTGCGTTTGCAGCGGGTCGAGCAGCGGCTTACAAGATGTTCGAGACTATAAATAGGAAGCCCGAGATTGATGCGTATGATAGCAGGGGGAAGAAGCTTCAAGACATTCGTGGGGACATAGAGCTGAATGATGTTTATTTCAGCTACCCTGCTCGGCCAGATGAGCAGATATTCAGAGGCTTCTCTCTCTCCATCCCTAGTGGGACGACGGCAGCTCTGGTCGGACAGAGTGGGAGCGGCAAATCAACTGTTGTGAGCTTGATAGAGAGATTCTATGACCCCCAAGCTGGCCAAGTGCTAATCGATGGAGTCAATCTCAAGGAGTTCCAGCTCAAGTGGATCAGGTCGAAAATCGGCCTTGTGAGCCAAGAACCGGTGCTCTTCACCGGTAGCATTAAGGATAACATTGCATACGGCAAGGATGGTGCAACTACAGAGGAAATCAGAGTGGCTGCAGAGCTAGCGAATGCTGCTAAATTCATCGATAAACTGCCTCAGGGACTGGATAGCACGGTTGGTGAACATGGCACTCAGCTTTCGGGTGGACAGAAGCAGAGAATCGCCATTGCTAGAGCAATCCTAAAGGACCCGAGGATACTACTCTTAGACGAGGCTACGAGTGCTCTAGATGCGGAGTCTGAGAGAGTGGTGCAAGAGGCGTTGGACAGGATTATGGTGAACAGAACCACAGTCATTGTGGCCCATCGCCTCAGCACAGTCAGGAATGCTCATATGATTGCAGTTATTCATCAAGGAAAGATGGTTGAGAAAG GAACGCATGATGAACTTCTTGAGGATCCAGATGGGGCGTATTCGCAGCTCATACGCTTGCAGGAAGCAAACAAGGAGTCGGACAACGTCGATGAAAACGAAAGATCAGATGCGAGCATGGATTCCGGTCGACACTCAAGCCGCAAGCTGTCATCCATGCGCTCCATTAGTAAAGGAGGTTCCTCTGAGATAGGAAACAGCAGCCGTCGCCAATCATTACCGCTATCATTTGCTCTGCCTCCCACAATCAATCCATCAGAACAAGGTCCAGATTTTAGTTCTACTTCCTCTGAGAAGCATCCTAACGTCTCCATTCGTCGCCTTGCCTATCTGAATAAGCCCGAGGTGCCCGTGCTCATCTTGGGAGCTATAGCTGCAATTGTTAATGGTGCAGTGATGCCCGTATTCGGGATATTGATATCAAGCGTGATCAAAACCTTCTTTGAGACGCCGCATAAGCTACGCAAGGACTCGAAATTCTGGTCATTGATATTCGCGGGGCTGGGAGCCGTATCACTGGTGGCGTATCCAGCGAGGACTTATCTGTTCGGTGTGGCCGGGAATAAGCTGATTAAGAGGATTAGGCTGATGTGCTTCGAGAAGGCGGTTAGAATGGAGGTTTCTTGGTACGATGAGCCCGACCACTCGAGTGGTATGATCGGAGCAAGGCTGTCCGCTGATGCTGCGAGCGTTCGTGCTCTCGTTGGCGATGCCCTGGCGCAAATGGTTCAAGACTTGTCATCGGCAGTTGTGGGGCTGGGCATTGCTTTTCAAGCTAGTTGGCAACTGGCACTCATCATACTTGCTATGATACCTCTCATAGGACTCAGCGGGTTTGTGCAGGTCAAGTTCTTGAAAGGCTTCAGCGCAGATGCAAAGGCCATGTATGAAGAAGCAAGTCAGGTTGCTAACGACGCAGTTGGAAGTATACGAACAGTTGCTTCCTTCTGTGCAGAGGAGAAGGTGATGGAAATGTACAGAATCAAATGCCAAGGTCCAATGAAGAATGGGATTAGACAAGGAGTTATTAGTGGGGTCGGCTTTGGTTTATCCTATGCCTTGCTGTTTCTCGTCTACGCTACAAGCTTCTATGCAGGAGCTCGCCTTGTTCAAGATGGCAAGATCACATTTTCCGATGTCTTTCGC GTTTTCTTTGCTCTAACAATGGCGGCTATAGCAATCTCCCAATCAAGCTCATTAGCTCCGGACTCGAGCAAGGCCAAGAGCGCGTCTGCCTCAGTCTTTGCGATTCTCGATAGGGAATCCAAGATCGACCCAAGCGACGAATCCGGCGTGAAGCTAGAGAGTATGAAGGGAGAGATAGAGCTACGGCACGTGAGTTTCAAGTATCCCACTAGGCCAGATGTTCAGATCTTCCGTGACCTGTCCCTCACCATCCGCAGCGGCAAGACCGTTGCGTTGGTCGGGGAGAGCGGCAGCGGTAAATCAACAGTCGTGTCATTGCTGCAGAGATTCTACGATCCTGATTCAGGCCACATAAGCATCGACGGAGTTGAGATACAAAAGTTCCAGCTGAAATGGCTGAGGCAGCAGATGGGGCTAGTGAGCCAAGAGCCAGTCCTCTTCAATGACACCATCCGAGCCAACATCGCCTACGGCAAGGGAGGCGATGCCACGGAGGCAGAGATCATCGGTGCGGCCGAGATGGCCAACGCGCACAAGTTCATCAGCGGGCTGGCCAACGGGTACGACACGGTGGTGGGGGAGCGAGGGGTTCAGCTGTCCGGGGGGCAGAAGCAGCGCGTCGCCATTGCCCGTGCCATCGTCAAGGCTCCCAAGATACTGCTGCTGGACGAGGCTACGAGCGCATTGGATGCGGAGTCGGAGAAAGTGGTTCAGGATGCGCTCGACCGGGTTATGGTGGACCGGACCACGGTGGTGGTGGCGCATAGGCTGTCGACGATCAAAGGAGCCAATGTGATCGCTGTGGTGAAGAATGGAgtgatagtggagaaagggaagCATGAAACTCTAATCAACATCAAAGATGGTTTTTACGCTTCATTAGTCGCACTTCATACGTCAGCAACTTCTGCTCCTGCTTAA